The window TCCTGCTCTGTCACTTGGTCGCAGTCGCTGAAGCGTTTGATCGCGACTTCGCGTTCCAGATGCCGGTCGACTGCTTTTTCCACGATCCCCCAACCGCCGCGTCCCACTTCGGTCAGGCTTTCGTAACGCCGGGCGTTCCCTTGGGACGGTCCCTGCGCCGCGAAGTTTTTTGCGGAAGAGAGATCGCGAGCGGGGGACGGAGCCGGGCAGTCGGAATGGCCAGTGGCTTCCTCAAAGGAAACCGGAGTGGTCGGATCACGCAATTGCTCTTGGCAATTGCTCGGACGTTGAATCGGGGCGACCGCTGGGATTCCGAAGCGATTGGTCGGTTCGGAAAAGAATGCGTTGGGATCGGTCATGACGAAGGTGGTTTCGAGATCTCACGGTGACGTGTTGATCTCAATGCGTGACCAACCGATTCGTTGCGAAGCAAGTCGGCGGGAAGAATTGGGGATGTCGGCTGGATCGCGAGACGCTCGTCCCGGTTGCAACGAGGAACCGTGGCGAACGCAAAAACGGCTCTTCTGCCGAAAGAAAGACACGCTCTGCTTCGAGCAAATCTAGGTCGTGCTATGTTGCGGTACGCCTTTCACGGGGAAGGAAAGCAATCCCAGGTGCGACTCCTATCGTTGGGGGCTGACGATTGTGAGGTTTGAAGGGATTCGACGGGCCGCGTTGTTCTGTCTTTCTTCCTGCCCATCCGGGCTTTTCTTTCGTTTGAGCGAGCAGTACGTTTCTCAAAAATCCTCCTCTCCAATTTTGTTACCAATCATGCTCGCAAAAGAAGTGAAAACCGGCACCGTTGTGGTTCATGACGGCAATCCAGTGATGATCGTTGGGATTTCGGTGCAATCGCCGTCAGCTCGCGGTGCGGCAACGCTCTACAAATTTCGGGCTCGGCACGTTGTCACTCGAAACAAAGTCGACATCACACTGAAGGGAACCGACGTCCTGCAAGAAGCCGATTTCTCCCGTCGCGATGTGCAAATGATGTACACCGACACGGAGCACTTGCACGTGATGGACAAAGAGGACTACCAGCAATACGAGATTCCGTTGGAAGACGCGGAAGAACAGTTGCCTTACATCACCGAAGGCTTGGAAGGCATGCGGGCGCTGATTTACAACGACGCTTGCGTCGGGATCGAAGTGCCGGCGACGGTCGAGCTGAAGATCGCTCAATGCGATCCGGGCGTGAAGGGCAACTCAGCCACGTCACGCACCAAACCAGCAACGATGGAAACGGGCTTGGTCGTTCAAGTCCCCGAGTACATCAAGGAAGACGAGGTTTTGAAGATCGATTCGCGAACCGGTCAGTTTCTGTCTCGTGCTTGAGCACCGGCGAGACAGTTTGTGCGGTCGCCAATTGATCTCTGACTCAGAGCACGTTTGGATCGGCCGTGAGAGCTTGTTCGGACAATGGACTGGGCGCGAAATCGGAAGGGGTAACCATCCGTTCGACTTCCGCCGGTCTATCGATCAGCGGTTGGTTGTCGCCTGGGTTCTCGTAGCTTTCTCGTTCTAGATACTGTTCCGCCATCCGTCGCGAATTTTCGTCTTGGGCGTCCATGTAATTCTGGATCGCGAGTTCGCTTTCATTCTCCACGATGTTTTGAGGAGAGGGTTCGGGCTGCGGTTCCGCGCATCCAGTGATTGCGCAGTAGGCAACGAAGAAGCATCCAATCCATTCAAGTCGCATTCGGTTTGCCCTTTCACACCGAAGATCTCGGTGGCTTCGTCACGATTCTGACGTGACGGATAAGTGGATAAGAGAAGAGTCAGAGAAGTTTGGAGGTCGTCAGCATTTTGCTCGTCGAGTATCCAAAATTCAAGCCTCGTGCTCGCGATCTCTGAGGCTGGGGAGCATCTGGTGACTGTTGTTTTGGGGAAAACCGGACGCTCTACCGACTCGGCAACTTTCGATCGGAAACAGAGGACTCCTTCGTTTATGCTGGCGGCTTTGATGACCCAATCAGAGGCTGGTTGCGACGTGATTTGGATGGATCGTAGCAACCCGCCAAGCAACTGGAAAAGAGAATATGACACTCGGACTTTCTGAACGAAGCTTAGCTGGTTTACTGTTCCTCGCCACGACAGTGTCAGTCGGTGGGGCCAC of the Rhodopirellula baltica SH 1 genome contains:
- a CDS encoding elongation factor P; amino-acid sequence: MLAKEVKTGTVVVHDGNPVMIVGISVQSPSARGAATLYKFRARHVVTRNKVDITLKGTDVLQEADFSRRDVQMMYTDTEHLHVMDKEDYQQYEIPLEDAEEQLPYITEGLEGMRALIYNDACVGIEVPATVELKIAQCDPGVKGNSATSRTKPATMETGLVVQVPEYIKEDEVLKIDSRTGQFLSRA